The DNA sequence tcattttcttggtcAAACACACAATGAAATAGTGTTAGCACAGTCGCTTATCTCTTACTTATTCCACTTTCAGGATATCTGATTCCCAAGGGATGGAGGATATATGTATACACAAGGGAGGTCAATTACGATCCATGCCTTTATCCTGATCCATTGACCTTCAACCCATGGAGATGGCTGGTTCGTAGTAACAAATCTTAAATAACAGTTTCATTATTGCAAATGTTATTGTTTATTGATTCCAGAATCAGCGACAACTAACAACTTCAACCATGTTTCAAACCGCAGGACAAAGGCCTAGAAAATCAACACCATTTCTTGATATTCGGAGGAGGCACTAGACAGTGTCCTGGAAAGGAACTCGGACTGGCCGAAATTTCCACGTTCCTTCACTATTTTGTGACAAAGTACAAATGGGAAGAAGTAGGGGGAGACAAGCTAATGAAATTCCCAAGGGTTGAAGCGCCTAACGGACTTCGTATTAGGGTTTCGACTCACTAACCACCCCAAGAGAACTGTGTACAGaggataaaaaagaattaacacGGCAGATCAGAGTAGCTTTTTTTGGAtgtacaaaaaattttcaGCTAACACAAGCATTAGAGATTCGAAACCCATTTTTCCATGGTGCAATAATCTGCTGTGCACATAAACAAACCAATAGAAGATGATCTGAACGGGCGTTGCTACTGTTCGATAGAAACATAATACAATCAAAACAACACATAATTGAACAGGTAAACAAGTGAAACATACATGAAATCCACATAATATTCATCAAACATAAGctatcaaaatttcaaaagcaaGTACTGTGGATCTTTTACCATTGTCTTTGCGGCAACTCTTCTTGAGTAACTGAGTGCCTTCCCAACGTTGTATCAGTATGTGTCGCTGTTCTCCTTCTACACTGAGaactatttttatactaatcGCCGCCATAAACAAATCTCTGCAACAATGCAAAGGTTTGGCGCTTTAAAATTTAGGCGGGACTCCTCTCCCTGATTAGAAAccagattaaataaaaagttttagCGCCTCTCtaagtatttattttccattattgctattttaattttttctttttctcctcaaaCAAAATGGTCCTTACTATTTAACAAAATGTAAGTTTATTTTGCgatctaaaaattaatttaatataatatattttatgtaatattataaataaataaatgatcttttaatgagaaaaaaaattaaaattttacctttttatattttttattttaaaatatacaattgtatttataattttatgtaaagaattatttgaatataattgaatttaagattcagatttaatttttttttaattcgaaTCAATCGTctagatttaaaattatatatttatataaaatttaattaaaaaatatgtgtataatatatatgtgtagaATAAACCTTATGGGGGGAAGGAAGACAATGGCGACCCGAGGCTGGAGGGGAAGGGCCGGCGATGGAAGGTAGGGGGAGGATAATAATGGTGGAAGAGGGAAGGGGGTGGACGGGGGTTAATAAATCCGATCATGTAGAcggaaaaaaaagtaaaaataatatacaagaATCATCATAAAATCTGACCATgtaagtttttatatatttgatcatgTAGAGAAAGaccagatttttttttatcatgacCAATATaaagaaagttgaataaatcaagaaaatactGTTTTGGACACTTTTTGGGGACATGTTgctatatatcaatatatatatatatatatatataattcatatttttttgttaatgcaaTGCAATATAtagtcatataatttataatgtcttgaatttatatttttttaataaatataatatcaataataattttaatttttaaatttattattaaataacgaagaatttttctttcgaataccaaaagaaaaaagtaataaaaacttttaaaatccTAAAGAGAGTGGATATGTGTGTATGAATAAGaacattttttacttatgacacattaatattataaagtttataagatgttttaaaaaaagttgaatgaaaataatttttttttgtaaaaccttagaagataaaaaaaaaattatttgaaatcttataagtttttataaactctcaaatatcttataaaatactttGAGAAGTTTATAAGTTGAGCCAAACGTCTCTTTAGTTCGAGCTTCctttaaagaataattaagaGTAAAATCATcgcagaaaatatataaaaagaatatttaaattaaactgaaaacttttttctttcattgttTCTGGTTCTGTATTTCAGTAGCAgtctcaatttaattttttaatatagtaataacttatcatatatgtatatataatagtttctttaatcaatagaaatttaaattttgtttttttgtttttaaacaTACATACTTGTTGAAATATGCTTGGTAATACAGAGAAAAAAGGAGGGTGGTTGAAGCGGCGAGGAAACAAGTGACCGCCGAAGCCACGTACCGAGCGCCAGGCAGCACCACCTACTAGCCACTCCCGGGGTTAACTACCTCTGGGAATTGCACACGCAGTGCATCGGCgtttgcttattttttcaagGGGAAAAACACCGGACAAACGACCCCTGGTTTTCAAATACTCTGGTAACAGAGCAACGGTTTAGGGTTAAGTAAAGCGTGTGCAATCCCAGCCCCACACCCTCAACAATTGACCTTTTTTTTCTGTGGCAGGCTTTGATATAGGGTTTCAGCTTGTAGTTAGAAAATGATGTGGGACACGACTATTGACACTTCACTCAGAAATAGAGGGTACCCCCCTCCATTAAAATCGCGTCAACTGCTTTATTTGAACAAGTCCCCGTCCAGACACCTCCCGCCACACGTGCCGGCCCCCCCGCTCCAGCGTTTTCCCCTTATATTACCAACGTCTTACCTTCTCCAAACTCAAACTCACACACAACGCACATTGCGTTACTCTTTGGCAACACGCTTTTCTCCTTGTGGATTGTGATTCCCTCCTCCGCCATGGCAGCCGCAGCACCGCCGCTAAAAGATGAGCTAGACATCGTGATACCAACTATCCGGAACCTGGATTTCTTGGAGATGTGGAGGCCCTTCTTCCAGCCATACCACCTGATCATAGTGCAGGATGGAGACCCTTCGAAGACGATCAAGGTCCCTGATGGTTTCGATTACGAGCTGTATAATCGCAACGATATCAACAGAATTCTTGGCCCCAAGGCCTCCTGCATTTCCTTCAAGGACTCCGCCTGTCGTTGCTTTGGGTATATGGTCTCCAAGAAGAAGTACATCTTCACTATTGATGACGACTGCTTTGTAAGTTGCTCACTGTGTGCATGTTATGTTCCTGATTTTAGTCATTAAATACATGTCAAGTGTATATTTCAATGATTGGATGATGAAATAGGTAGCAAAAGACCCTTCTGGCAAACAGATCAATGCCCTGGAACAACATATCAAAAATCTGCTGTGTCCATCAACCCCACTTTTCTTCAACACCCTGTATGAACCTTTCAGGGATGGCTCAGATTTTGTGCGTGGATACCCTTTCAGCCTTAGGGAGGGCGTGCCAACAGCCGTCTCACACGGCCTCTGGTTGAATATCCCTGATTACGATGCTCCAACGCAGCTTGTCAAGCCTCTCGAGAGAAACACAAAGTAAATTTACACAcaatttattacttaattcGTATGGTGGTTGATTTCATTTGTTAACTGACATCATGTGTGTGTTAGGTATGTTGATGCAGTGCTCACAATACCAAAGGGCACCCTGTTTCCCATGTGTGGCATGAATCTTGCATTTGATCGTGATCTCATCGGTCCGGCTATGTATTTCGGCCTCATGGGAGACGGTCAGCCAATTGGACGCTACGATGACATGTGGGCTGGCTGGTGCACCAAGGTTCATCCGCCTTgctgttttcttgtttcacACGAACATCATCTATTCCTAActagtataataattattagttctTGATTGGTTCAGGTGATCTGCGATCATTTGGGATTGGGTGTGAAAACTGGGCTGCCATATATTTGGCACAGCAAGGCCAGCAACCCCTTTGTGAACCTAAAGAAAGAGTACAACGGCATATTTTGGCAAGAAGAGATAATCCCTTTCTTCCAGGCTGCCACACTGTCGAAAGACTCGACCACCGTCCAGAAATGTTACATTGAACTTTCCAAACAGGTCAAAGAGAAGCTTGGAAAGGTAGACCCATACTTTGTGAAGCTTGCAGATGCAATGGAGACATGGATTCAGGCTTGGGATGAGCTCAATCCTCCTACTAAGGCTAAATAAGCTAGTTTTAGGCCACAAGTTTTTGAAGTTTTGCACTTTTCCATTGTAGAAGTTATACTCGATTAGCTGAATTTTGGTTTGGCTTGTCTAGATTTAGGTGGAATTTACCAAGTATTCCTTCCCAGTTTTAGTTGTTTAATAGAGGACGTAggtgaaaataaatgttaaatgCTGCTAATTGATTTAGAGATTCAATCAGGCATGCCGTTTATGTTTAGATTGTAATGTGAAGGAAGCTGAAGAATTGTTAATGTATTGATAAGGAGTGGGTCTTATATGAGCTGGATGACTTGCTAGTTCTTGATAAGTCACTAGCACAAAGTTGTGCTGCTTGTATATCTGAGCTGAAGCACGGCAACTGCGGAAATCTTGTCACTCTAGGCAGCACCAACTCTTCGCAATCGTCCGTCTACATATGTGAAAGTTATGGTCGAGCGAGGGGCGAAAATGTGACTACGGAGTCGGACAGATTCATAGCTATTGATAAAGcctgaaaaacaagaaaaagaagagcgCCGTTGCCGGGGATCGAACCCGGGTCGCCCGCGTGACAGGCGGGAATACTCACCACTATACTACAACGTTGCCGGGGATCGAACCCGGGTCGCCCGCGTGACAGGCGGGAATACTCACCACTATACTACAACGACCTGATGTTGAAAAATATCATCCTATTTCAATCATAACCTCATGATTTCTCAATCATAAGTTCAAACCCTACTAAAATGTGGGTACTTTTATGTTATTCGATAACAATAAACTCAAAGTTAATTCACTATTAGTTGTTAAATAGTAAATATCCTCGCTCCGAAAACAAActaatctttttttctttatcgtTTTTTTATTCGAATTATTGCATTCAgaaactatgttcattttcaattaaatgcAGTATTTGACACTAAGCAAAATTCACACTACTATCAAAGAGCACCgaattatgtttttcttttcatattattttcttgtaaatgAATGCAAGatgttaaaaaacaaaagtccTAGTACAAAAGTCTGATTGCAGACCAGAGTCATAGAgcaaatgaaagagaaaacaaaaacacaaatcaaagcaaaacaaaattgaGGTTGCTCTTGTAATTCATGGAATTGCCATCGAGTACGTAAATACTCTAATTCATGCCGCGATAGTTGTATAGATATTGATTTCTCCAAACCGGTGCATGGCTCAGTCACAGTGTACTATGCTTCTCTCTGCAAGGGAAATGCAGCAGATGAAACTTAGTATTAATCTGTCTGTGAAAAGACTCCCAGCAAGTTGGGCCAAGGCAGTGAACATCTGCAAGAAGGCAGAGGCCTATTATCATAAATTAGGAGTAACAGGTTCTTCTGTCTTCTTACGCTTGCTTGCCGGCTCTTCACCTTCTTCGTGCTTACATACTCCTTTAACTGCCTCTGCACCCAAAAGGGAGACATGCTTACTAGTAATCTGACGACCTGCCCTCACCTTAGGCCCCCAGTGCCGCTCTGGGTTGGGAAGAAATCTTGCAACCTTTTTCGCCTGTGCCTTGCTAAGCGAAGCCACAGCTCGTGCAAAATTAGCCTGCAAACAAGCAAGGTAAATCgatacaattttttgttgttatatttGCTTTTAGTCTTTAAGTACTGAGAAAAGTGCAAAAGGGTGCAAGATAATACCTGCAGAACAGGTTCCTTGGCGAGGATTACGCTTCCAGCCTGATCAGGTGGCTGAGCTTTCACAGGATGGCTTTTGACCTGAGAATAAGAATATGATCTATTAGAAGCACATAGAAGTTGGAAAGTGTGGCTGAAAAGAACAAGACTCGTGCAAGCATGGATTTTGAATGTGCAGGAAAATGCACAGCGCTTACCCAGCAGCGCATTATATCCCATATCACATTCATTGGAGCATCTGTTTTCAAACCCAAGGGGTTTACATGACTTCCTGATATACGATAGCCAGCATTAATTACAGCAGACCGAAATATGACTGCGGAAGGAGAGGTGCATTTTAGTGTTGCACAGAGGTTGTGCAAACTCAGAAACAGTGGAATATCTGGTAATTCCTGCAAAAATGGTCCAGAAATATTGTAAGAACACTACAAAAGAACAGGAGTCAAAGCATGACATAGCCACTCATTTTCTTTACTAAAATAGCAACCATTACAGGCATCAGGAACATCACAGTTTCTGATATTTCTTGCCACCATACTCAGCCAGAGCAACCTAACTGCTAGCAGTAGCTTGATTCAATTATGATCATAGCATGGAATGCCAAAAATTACAAGCCAAGAAGCACTTATTCATTCTCAACGATATCCGAATGTCTACTGATAGAAAGTGGCTTTACCTCTGAAATTGTAGTTAAAACAGCAGAGATCATATCAAAAGCAGGATATCGATCCTTCATAGACTTCACATCTGATAGAATGGAAGTTACCCATTCCATATCATGGATTGGAGCAGACCATATGGGGCCACccatattgtattttttgccACAGTCAGTGCACTCTTGGGCAACAGCAGGACCAAATCCAGGAAGGTACCTTACACTGGTGTTCTATAggtcaaattaaaaaagaagaaataatttcaagtCAGAAGTGGAATTCATTAATAAATGTCAGAGTACATGATGATGACTTATGCTGACTGAAAAAGATAGTTATGCCGGTTCCAATGTGACTAACAAAAACATCACCCTAAGTTTAGGGTATAGTATGGGGTAACATAGAAACAACACAACTGCTGGGCACGGCAAATTATGGCCAAATAATAACCACTGAATTGTGGAAATTTTCTGTATTGAGTTGGGCCAAAGATTATTTTAGCCCTTCAAAtcaagtgtaattttttagtcCCTAATAGTAATCAGTTCTCCAACATCCTCGAAGGTGCATATCAACCACAAGAGCGGACAAGTTCCAAAAGTTTTCAGCCTTGAAATGACTAAGCAAATTTGCCTATAACAAGAAGTTCTATGCAACAAAACTAGCCCAACTTCCAGGCATTTCTACACATCTTCAACAACAGAAAGCAAAATCGCAGATCTTGAAATTTGTCAATCAAGCAATATTCTGCTGCAAAAACTTAAGAGTGGGATTATTTCACTAATTTAAAGCTGTAGAATAGTCTGACAAATGCCAATATGTACCTTAGACACAGTCCTTCCAATTGGCTGAAGATGAAAAGAATCACAGCCAGTGCACTGATAAACATATGACAGCTTTAAAGGTGTGTTTTTCATTGCACTCGCAGAACTGCAAGCACAATAAATGAGACATGCAATCTAAAGAATGATGATAAAGTACCTTTTGCATATAAATTAACGAACTTGAAGAAGAAACACTTACGTATATACACGAACAAATACTCGTACATAGAAATCCATTTGAACAGATAGCACAGGGACAATGTATCTCTTGTACCGGTTTGCATGGCTCTGCATTTTAAACGGATATTACCTCACAATGCGGTAATGCGATAATATATCACATCAAGGAATGATTGACGAAAGGCGCTCTTTAAGGTTCTGAGAGAGTGCTTTAGAATAAAAGTTAGAACATTAACACCAACAAAGCTCCCCTTTGGTTGTAACCTTGTCGTGGCAAATAATAAAGCAGTTTTAAGTTTCTAATCcactaataaaatatcatttcctATCTACTTGAGTGCAGAATTCGTGCTagtctattattttaaaaaacacacattTTATTCTACCATGCTGCACAGAAGAGATATAGCTTGAATGAAGctctattctttttaatatatatatatatatatattattccatTTCTAGGACGGGACCTCCCTATGTATTTTACTCTCCTCTCTATCAGTTTGCTACATTTCGTAGCTATACATGATAGATATAATGActgtttctattaatttatttcactGTCAACTAAACAAGTAACCACCTGAAATCGATGATGAATCTGAAAACAAGAATTACATGGACAAGTAGCCAAAAGAAGGCAAAACCAGAATAAGTTATATCAGTACATGGACAAGTAACTAGGGACATAGACTCAATTACTCAAGGCAAGaactttataaaaacaaattacctCAATACATGCAAGAAGGATCCTCAACGCCATCTCATGacaatattttcctttcaaagGATAAGAACCATATCTAGTTCAACGCACAAAGCATAAAGTCAGAACCACCTTCAGCGCTTGCAAGGAGTAGACAAAAttgagtaattaaaaaataaatccttaCTTGGAATAGCAGACCTCGCCATTGCCCCCGCAAAGTACTGCCATATCAGTTGCTGTGCACATTAACATTCCTCCATCAACAACTGATTGAACAGCAGAGTCCAGGAAAACAGATGGTGAACCATAAGGATCAAGATCAACCTGTAATAACAATTCATGGGATAAAGCACAATCAAAATAAGCATCAAGGCAAACAtgcaaaaaatgaaataccaAACTGTTGCGGGACACAGTATACGGAAACATTTATTAGGAACAAGTGCCAAGCATGTCGTAAAAGTAAAGATGGCCCAAATTATGCTgagatttataaaatttttggcTGCATTTCCAGTTTAGGTCAAGACAACACTCTTAACAGATAAGGATTTGGGCCAACATAACGATTTCGAAATGCATACCACATCGAATTCTTTTGGGTGGGTAAGCATGTATACTCTAGCGTCAGCAAGGTGCGACTCCACCTTCAACCGTGCTACTGaaccattaaatttaatgtttctCCTGCAAGCTTCAACAGATGCTGTAGAACATGGAAATATTAGCATTCTGATTCATGGATCCTGCCATGTGAGAAGCTATAAATGGACAAAAAGTGCTGCCTCAGTATACCTGAGCTCACacataattgtacaaatgCGCAGCTATTACCAAATGGAAAAGGACCCTCATGTAGGAAAATACATACTCTTAACAAATTTAGAAGGAAGCTATAAACAACACAACCCCTCCAGTATAATTTCCATTGTACAACTAAGATGTaagaaatgtgaaattacCTTTATCATTGTCCAGGGCCACAACTTTATCAATTCCATCTACTTCACGAGCATATCTTAAAGCCCTGAGTCCAGAAGCCGAAAGTGCCTATCAAAACCGCAATGAGAGCATGTTTGAGCAACAGATATGTGAAGACACTACGTATACCAATAACACAGATATTTCTTAGAGGAGCAACATTAATAACATGAATCATTTACAACCTCCAAAACGACAGGTGGTTTCAGTTCTCCCCGACCTTTCCCCTCTTGTTTTGCAGTTGTTTCTTCCGAGATGCTGCAGGATTCGCCTTGGCATATCTCTTGAGAGACTTCACATGCCCCATTAGTTTTCTCATCATGCATTACGGTATCTGTAAGAGCTTCTGGCTTGGCAACAGGTTCTCCTGAGACCTTGGGTCCAGCTCTTGATTTCTTGGACAGCATCGCTTCATGCTCTTGTTGACGTTTTGATATAAATGTCCTCAAAACAGCAATAGACATGTCCCTGTTGTTAACCTGCATCACATTTCCAAAGCTCAGGCTCCTCCAAAGTATAAAAGCATTAGGACAACGGTAAACCAAGCACTATAACAGATTTGCAGTTACCATGAATTGACAGAATCCCAATACTTCCAAAAAAACTAGAGCATCACTTCAAAAGAACTAACCTTTGGATTATTAGAAAAGCTTAAACTTTTATTCAGGCAATTACAAAGCATTTATTAAGCATTACCTAAATAGAAGAAACAAGCCGACCCATAGAAGAGAAAAGGTTTATCGACTCTATAACCAAATTCAATGTACCAACAACCAACACACAATCAATCACCTCAAGCCAGGGAACTAAAGTCGTTAACTAAAGGACAACGTAAAATAACAAGACAATATCATTAAGAACCTGGGTTTTGTTATAAAAGACTTCGTTTTTGGCGTGCATCAAAATCTCAGCCTCCCCTTCTTTGATTACGGTGAAATCATTGAGATCAAAGGGCGCGCCGTTCTCGTGCTTCTCATGCCCAATTATTTCCTCAGCACCACCCATCTCCTCAACAAACTACAGACGAATAGGCTCCTCGCGGCTGGCGGCGGAGGCTTGAGGAGGTTTCTTCTCCCCGTTCAAAGTACGTAGGAGGGAGGAAAGAAGCAAAGGCAGACACCCCCCAACGGCAGTGCGTGCGGTGTGTgttaatttaatgtaaatgGAAAGTGCAAAAACCCTAGTCCAATGGTGTATCTCCCCTGGTGTAGAAACAGGATTGGGACTGCGGAAGATTCTGTGTTGGAGAGTGAGGGAAGggtttcaaatttaatttaaagtttgaTTGTGATCGAAGGACTTTGGtccttcattattttatttttatatttgttctttgtttttattcttttgtcaATTTCTCAGTCTCCCCTTTTAGTTTTTCCCTAATCTTTGGTTGATGCATTTATCATGACTTTTTATAAGGCAAaaatgcatcaatttttttgtgatattgtgagcaaattagttatatatatataaaaaaataatttatctttatgtgtttttaaaaatatagcaattcactttttatatatttttcaaaatgaagcaatttactttcttAAATAGGAAGGTATTCtactcatttgtaatattagaTGGTGCTAAAttgcatcaaattttttttttttagtagaaaggaaaaactttatattcttgataaagggataattatactcttcTCTTCTAAAGTTTGGTCTAATTATGTACCGACCTCGtgtagtttgaaaaactacatGCAGTACCCATGAAGTTTGATTACATCTAATAAGTCATTTTACTAGcgaaattcactaaatttgttgatataataaaaattcaataaaattgagtaCTTGCACTcagttaatttatattgattcattgcatatcaaacatatttgttttcttactaaactatccttataacaattaaaatatacatcatcacatgtattaaagtctgaaaatatatgagggtaattttgttataaaatattttatttgacttgtaatagattaataataagtcaatccgaaggaaatatagaaatttatttaaaaatttttgttactACTAACAAAGTCGATGGATTCTGAACCACAAAGAATCCGCgtgtaattaaatcaaatataaggcaatggagtataattatctctataataaattatctttcatattttaaaatattatagatagaaataaaatatattatttgagcTACTACATtgatatgttttcattttcagtgaaaaatatttatatgatacaagaatatatttgaattagttg is a window from the Sesamum indicum cultivar Zhongzhi No. 13 linkage group LG15, S_indicum_v1.0, whole genome shotgun sequence genome containing:
- the LOC105177543 gene encoding alpha-1,4-glucan-protein synthase [UDP-forming] 1; protein product: MAAAAPPLKDELDIVIPTIRNLDFLEMWRPFFQPYHLIIVQDGDPSKTIKVPDGFDYELYNRNDINRILGPKASCISFKDSACRCFGYMVSKKKYIFTIDDDCFVAKDPSGKQINALEQHIKNLLCPSTPLFFNTLYEPFRDGSDFVRGYPFSLREGVPTAVSHGLWLNIPDYDAPTQLVKPLERNTKYVDAVLTIPKGTLFPMCGMNLAFDRDLIGPAMYFGLMGDGQPIGRYDDMWAGWCTKVICDHLGLGVKTGLPYIWHSKASNPFVNLKKEYNGIFWQEEIIPFFQAATLSKDSTTVQKCYIELSKQVKEKLGKVDPYFVKLADAMETWIQAWDELNPPTKAK
- the LOC105177544 gene encoding probable tRNA (guanine(26)-N(2))-dimethyltransferase 1 isoform X2, coding for MGGAEEIIGHEKHENGAPFDLNDFTVIKEGEAEILMHAKNEVFYNKTQVNNRDMSIAVLRTFISKRQQEHEAMLSKKSRAGPKVSGEPVAKPEALTDTVMHDEKTNGACEVSQEICQGESCSISEETTAKQEGKGRGELKPPVVLEALSASGLRALRYAREVDGIDKVVALDNDKASVEACRRNIKFNGSVARLKVESHLADARVYMLTHPKEFDVVDLDPYGSPSVFLDSAVQSVVDGGMLMCTATDMAVLCGGNGEVCYSKYGSYPLKGKYCHEMALRILLACIESHANRYKRYIVPVLSVQMDFYVRVFVRVYTSASAMKNTPLKLSYVYQCTGCDSFHLQPIGRTVSKNTSVRYLPGFGPAVAQECTDCGKKYNMGGPIWSAPIHDMEWVTSILSDVKSMKDRYPAFDMISAVLTTISEELPDIPLFLSLHNLCATLKCTSPSAVIFRSAVINAGYRISGSHVNPLGLKTDAPMNVIWDIMRCWVKSHPVKAQPPDQAGSVILAKEPVLQANFARAVASLSKAQAKKVARFLPNPERHWGPKVRAGRQITSKHVSLLGAEAVKGVCKHEEGEEPASKQRSIVHCD
- the LOC105177544 gene encoding probable tRNA (guanine(26)-N(2))-dimethyltransferase 2 isoform X1, whose protein sequence is MGGAEEIIGHEKHENGAPFDLNDFTVIKEGEAEILMHAKNEVFYNKTQVNNRDMSIAVLRTFISKRQQEHEAMLSKKSRAGPKVSGEPVAKPEALTDTVMHDEKTNGACEVSQEICQGESCSISEETTAKQEGKGRGELKPPVVLEALSASGLRALRYAREVDGIDKVVALDNDKASVEACRRNIKFNGSVARLKVESHLADARVYMLTHPKEFDVVDLDPYGSPSVFLDSAVQSVVDGGMLMCTATDMAVLCGGNGEVCYSKYGSYPLKGKYCHEMALRILLACIESHANRYKRYIVPVLSVQMDFYVRVFVRVYTSASAMKNTPLKLSYVYQCTGCDSFHLQPIGRTVSKNTSVRYLPGFGPAVAQECTDCGKKYNMGGPIWSAPIHDMEWVTSILSDVKSMKDRYPAFDMISAVLTTISEELPDIPLFLSLHNLCATLKCTSPSAVIFRSAVINAGYRISGSHVNPLGLKTDAPMNVIWDIMRCWVKSHPVKAQPPDQAGSVILAKEPVLQANFARAVASLSKAQAKKVARFLPNPERHWGPKVRAGRQITSKHVSLLGAEAVKGVCKHEEGEEPASKRKKTEEPVTPNL